One window of Parus major isolate Abel chromosome 12, Parus_major1.1, whole genome shotgun sequence genomic DNA carries:
- the KBTBD8 gene encoding kelch repeat and BTB domain-containing protein 8 isoform X2: protein MPEPSQFSQTLNGVPPSNQVSSGMDPFHACSILQQLKTMYDEGQLTDIVVEVDHGKTFSCHRNVLAAISPYFRSMFTSGLTESTQKEVRIVGVEAESMHLVLNYAYTSRVVLTEANVQALFTAASIFQIPSIQDQCAKYMISHLDPQNSIGVFIFADHYGHQELKDRSQDYIRKKFLSVTKEQEFLQLRKDQLISILNSDDLNVDKEEHVYESIIRWFEHEQNKREVHLPEIFAKCIRMPLLDETFLERIPPVFAQAMAKSCVQKGQPSANGYTQRLGMTASEMIICFDAAHKHSGKKQTVPCLDSVTGRVFKLCKPPNDLREVGILVSPDNDIYIAGGYRPSSSEVSIDHRAESDFWMYDHSGNRWIPKAPLLRARIGCKLVHCCGKLYAIGGRVYEGDGRNSLKSVECYDSREDCWTAVCPMPVAMEFHSAVEYKDSIYVLQGEFFLCYDPQKDYWGFLTPMTVPRIQGLATVYNDSIYYIAGTCGNHQRMFTVEAYDIEQNKWTRKKDFPCDQSINPYIKLVLLKNKLHLFVRATQVTVEEHVFRTSRKNSLYQYDEVTDQWQKVYETPDRLWDLGRHFECVVAKLYPQCLQKVI from the exons ATGCCCG AACCAAGTCAGTTTTCACAAACACTGAATGGAGTTCCTCCCTCAAACCAAGTCAGCAGTGGAATGGACCCCTTCCATGCTTGTAGTATTCTCCAACAGCTGAAGACCATGTATGATGAAGGACAGCTGACAGATATTGTGGTGGAAGTGGATCATGGGAAAACATTCTCCTGTCATAGGAATGTTCTTGCTGCAATCAGTCCTTATTTCAG atcGATGTTCACGAGCGGCCTTACCGAGAGTACCCAGAAGGAAGTTCGGATCGTTGGTGTGGAAGCAGAGTCGATGCATTTAGTGTTGAACTATGCATATACCTCCAGAGTAGTGCTGACAGAGGCCAACGTTCAAGCTTTGTTCACTGCAGCCAGTATCTTCCAGATCCCTTCCATACAAGACCAGTGTGCTAAATACATGATCAGTCATTTGGACCCACAGAACTCCATTGGGGTGTTCATCTTTGCTGATCACTATGGTCATCAGGAACTCAAAGACAGGTCACAAGACTACATTCGCAAGAAGTTTCTGAGTGTCACCAAAGAGCAAGAGTTTCTTCAGTTGAGAAAAGACCAACTGATAAGTATCCTCAACAGTGATGATTTAAATGTAGATAAAGAAGAACACGTTTATGAGAGCATTATAAGGTGGTTTGAGCATGAACAAAATAAGAGAGAAGTGCACCTTCCAGAAATATTTGCCAAATGCATCCGTATGCCTCTGTTGGATGAGACATTTTTAGAGAGAATCCCTCCCGTGTTTGCACAGGCGATGGCCAAAAGCTGTGTACAAAAGGGACAACCCAGTGCCAATGGCTACACACAACGGCTTGGAATGACCGCTTCAGAAATGATCATATGCTTTGATGCTGCCCACAAACACTCAGGAAAGAAGCAAACAGTGCCTTGTTTAGATTCGGTCACAGGGAGAGTGTTTAAACTATGCAAGCCACCAAATGACTTGAGGGAGGTGGGAATTCTCGTGTCTCCTGATAACGATATTTACATTGCGGGTGGTTACAGGCCGAGCAGCAGTGAGGTCTCCATCGACCACCGAGCAGAGAGTGATTTTTGGATGTATGATCACTCTGGCAATAGGTGGATTCCGAAGGCTCCTTTGCTGCGGGCCAGAATAGGCTGCAAGTTGGTTCACTGCTGTGGGAAGCTGTACGCCATCGGGGGAAGAGTTTATGAAGGAGACGGGCGGAACTCCCTCAAGTCTGTGGAGTGCTATGACAGCCGGGAGGACTGCTGGACAGCTGTGTGTCCCATGCCCGTAGCAATGGAGTTCCATAGTGCTGTGGAGTATAAGGATAGCATCTATGTTTTACAGG GGGAGTTTTTCCTTTGCTATGATCCTCAGAAGGATTACTGGGGATTTCTGACCCCGATGACTGTGCCTAGAATCCAAGGCTTGGCAACAGTGTACAACGACTCCATCTACTACATAGCTGGCACCTGTGGGAACCATCAGCGCATGTTCACCGTCGAGGCCTACGACATCGAACAGAACAAATGGACTCGAAAAAAAGACTTCCCGTGCGACCAGTCCATCAACCCATACATAAAACTTGTTCTCCTCAAAAACAAACTCCATCTCTTTGTCAGAGCTACTCAAGTCACTGTTGAAGAGCACGTTTTCAGAACCAGCAGGAAGAATTCACTCTACCAGTACGATGAAGTCACTGACCAATGGCAGAAAGTCTACGAGACTCCAGACAGGCTCTGGGATTTAGGCCGGCATTTTGAATGTGTTGTTGCTAAATTGTATCCACAGTGTCTtcagaaagttatttaa
- the KBTBD8 gene encoding kelch repeat and BTB domain-containing protein 8 isoform X1, whose translation MAALGEPSQFSQTLNGVPPSNQVSSGMDPFHACSILQQLKTMYDEGQLTDIVVEVDHGKTFSCHRNVLAAISPYFRSMFTSGLTESTQKEVRIVGVEAESMHLVLNYAYTSRVVLTEANVQALFTAASIFQIPSIQDQCAKYMISHLDPQNSIGVFIFADHYGHQELKDRSQDYIRKKFLSVTKEQEFLQLRKDQLISILNSDDLNVDKEEHVYESIIRWFEHEQNKREVHLPEIFAKCIRMPLLDETFLERIPPVFAQAMAKSCVQKGQPSANGYTQRLGMTASEMIICFDAAHKHSGKKQTVPCLDSVTGRVFKLCKPPNDLREVGILVSPDNDIYIAGGYRPSSSEVSIDHRAESDFWMYDHSGNRWIPKAPLLRARIGCKLVHCCGKLYAIGGRVYEGDGRNSLKSVECYDSREDCWTAVCPMPVAMEFHSAVEYKDSIYVLQGEFFLCYDPQKDYWGFLTPMTVPRIQGLATVYNDSIYYIAGTCGNHQRMFTVEAYDIEQNKWTRKKDFPCDQSINPYIKLVLLKNKLHLFVRATQVTVEEHVFRTSRKNSLYQYDEVTDQWQKVYETPDRLWDLGRHFECVVAKLYPQCLQKVI comes from the exons ATGGCAGCGCTGGGAG AACCAAGTCAGTTTTCACAAACACTGAATGGAGTTCCTCCCTCAAACCAAGTCAGCAGTGGAATGGACCCCTTCCATGCTTGTAGTATTCTCCAACAGCTGAAGACCATGTATGATGAAGGACAGCTGACAGATATTGTGGTGGAAGTGGATCATGGGAAAACATTCTCCTGTCATAGGAATGTTCTTGCTGCAATCAGTCCTTATTTCAG atcGATGTTCACGAGCGGCCTTACCGAGAGTACCCAGAAGGAAGTTCGGATCGTTGGTGTGGAAGCAGAGTCGATGCATTTAGTGTTGAACTATGCATATACCTCCAGAGTAGTGCTGACAGAGGCCAACGTTCAAGCTTTGTTCACTGCAGCCAGTATCTTCCAGATCCCTTCCATACAAGACCAGTGTGCTAAATACATGATCAGTCATTTGGACCCACAGAACTCCATTGGGGTGTTCATCTTTGCTGATCACTATGGTCATCAGGAACTCAAAGACAGGTCACAAGACTACATTCGCAAGAAGTTTCTGAGTGTCACCAAAGAGCAAGAGTTTCTTCAGTTGAGAAAAGACCAACTGATAAGTATCCTCAACAGTGATGATTTAAATGTAGATAAAGAAGAACACGTTTATGAGAGCATTATAAGGTGGTTTGAGCATGAACAAAATAAGAGAGAAGTGCACCTTCCAGAAATATTTGCCAAATGCATCCGTATGCCTCTGTTGGATGAGACATTTTTAGAGAGAATCCCTCCCGTGTTTGCACAGGCGATGGCCAAAAGCTGTGTACAAAAGGGACAACCCAGTGCCAATGGCTACACACAACGGCTTGGAATGACCGCTTCAGAAATGATCATATGCTTTGATGCTGCCCACAAACACTCAGGAAAGAAGCAAACAGTGCCTTGTTTAGATTCGGTCACAGGGAGAGTGTTTAAACTATGCAAGCCACCAAATGACTTGAGGGAGGTGGGAATTCTCGTGTCTCCTGATAACGATATTTACATTGCGGGTGGTTACAGGCCGAGCAGCAGTGAGGTCTCCATCGACCACCGAGCAGAGAGTGATTTTTGGATGTATGATCACTCTGGCAATAGGTGGATTCCGAAGGCTCCTTTGCTGCGGGCCAGAATAGGCTGCAAGTTGGTTCACTGCTGTGGGAAGCTGTACGCCATCGGGGGAAGAGTTTATGAAGGAGACGGGCGGAACTCCCTCAAGTCTGTGGAGTGCTATGACAGCCGGGAGGACTGCTGGACAGCTGTGTGTCCCATGCCCGTAGCAATGGAGTTCCATAGTGCTGTGGAGTATAAGGATAGCATCTATGTTTTACAGG GGGAGTTTTTCCTTTGCTATGATCCTCAGAAGGATTACTGGGGATTTCTGACCCCGATGACTGTGCCTAGAATCCAAGGCTTGGCAACAGTGTACAACGACTCCATCTACTACATAGCTGGCACCTGTGGGAACCATCAGCGCATGTTCACCGTCGAGGCCTACGACATCGAACAGAACAAATGGACTCGAAAAAAAGACTTCCCGTGCGACCAGTCCATCAACCCATACATAAAACTTGTTCTCCTCAAAAACAAACTCCATCTCTTTGTCAGAGCTACTCAAGTCACTGTTGAAGAGCACGTTTTCAGAACCAGCAGGAAGAATTCACTCTACCAGTACGATGAAGTCACTGACCAATGGCAGAAAGTCTACGAGACTCCAGACAGGCTCTGGGATTTAGGCCGGCATTTTGAATGTGTTGTTGCTAAATTGTATCCACAGTGTCTtcagaaagttatttaa
- the KBTBD8 gene encoding kelch repeat and BTB domain-containing protein 8 isoform X3, producing MDPFHACSILQQLKTMYDEGQLTDIVVEVDHGKTFSCHRNVLAAISPYFRSMFTSGLTESTQKEVRIVGVEAESMHLVLNYAYTSRVVLTEANVQALFTAASIFQIPSIQDQCAKYMISHLDPQNSIGVFIFADHYGHQELKDRSQDYIRKKFLSVTKEQEFLQLRKDQLISILNSDDLNVDKEEHVYESIIRWFEHEQNKREVHLPEIFAKCIRMPLLDETFLERIPPVFAQAMAKSCVQKGQPSANGYTQRLGMTASEMIICFDAAHKHSGKKQTVPCLDSVTGRVFKLCKPPNDLREVGILVSPDNDIYIAGGYRPSSSEVSIDHRAESDFWMYDHSGNRWIPKAPLLRARIGCKLVHCCGKLYAIGGRVYEGDGRNSLKSVECYDSREDCWTAVCPMPVAMEFHSAVEYKDSIYVLQGEFFLCYDPQKDYWGFLTPMTVPRIQGLATVYNDSIYYIAGTCGNHQRMFTVEAYDIEQNKWTRKKDFPCDQSINPYIKLVLLKNKLHLFVRATQVTVEEHVFRTSRKNSLYQYDEVTDQWQKVYETPDRLWDLGRHFECVVAKLYPQCLQKVI from the exons ATGGACCCCTTCCATGCTTGTAGTATTCTCCAACAGCTGAAGACCATGTATGATGAAGGACAGCTGACAGATATTGTGGTGGAAGTGGATCATGGGAAAACATTCTCCTGTCATAGGAATGTTCTTGCTGCAATCAGTCCTTATTTCAG atcGATGTTCACGAGCGGCCTTACCGAGAGTACCCAGAAGGAAGTTCGGATCGTTGGTGTGGAAGCAGAGTCGATGCATTTAGTGTTGAACTATGCATATACCTCCAGAGTAGTGCTGACAGAGGCCAACGTTCAAGCTTTGTTCACTGCAGCCAGTATCTTCCAGATCCCTTCCATACAAGACCAGTGTGCTAAATACATGATCAGTCATTTGGACCCACAGAACTCCATTGGGGTGTTCATCTTTGCTGATCACTATGGTCATCAGGAACTCAAAGACAGGTCACAAGACTACATTCGCAAGAAGTTTCTGAGTGTCACCAAAGAGCAAGAGTTTCTTCAGTTGAGAAAAGACCAACTGATAAGTATCCTCAACAGTGATGATTTAAATGTAGATAAAGAAGAACACGTTTATGAGAGCATTATAAGGTGGTTTGAGCATGAACAAAATAAGAGAGAAGTGCACCTTCCAGAAATATTTGCCAAATGCATCCGTATGCCTCTGTTGGATGAGACATTTTTAGAGAGAATCCCTCCCGTGTTTGCACAGGCGATGGCCAAAAGCTGTGTACAAAAGGGACAACCCAGTGCCAATGGCTACACACAACGGCTTGGAATGACCGCTTCAGAAATGATCATATGCTTTGATGCTGCCCACAAACACTCAGGAAAGAAGCAAACAGTGCCTTGTTTAGATTCGGTCACAGGGAGAGTGTTTAAACTATGCAAGCCACCAAATGACTTGAGGGAGGTGGGAATTCTCGTGTCTCCTGATAACGATATTTACATTGCGGGTGGTTACAGGCCGAGCAGCAGTGAGGTCTCCATCGACCACCGAGCAGAGAGTGATTTTTGGATGTATGATCACTCTGGCAATAGGTGGATTCCGAAGGCTCCTTTGCTGCGGGCCAGAATAGGCTGCAAGTTGGTTCACTGCTGTGGGAAGCTGTACGCCATCGGGGGAAGAGTTTATGAAGGAGACGGGCGGAACTCCCTCAAGTCTGTGGAGTGCTATGACAGCCGGGAGGACTGCTGGACAGCTGTGTGTCCCATGCCCGTAGCAATGGAGTTCCATAGTGCTGTGGAGTATAAGGATAGCATCTATGTTTTACAGG GGGAGTTTTTCCTTTGCTATGATCCTCAGAAGGATTACTGGGGATTTCTGACCCCGATGACTGTGCCTAGAATCCAAGGCTTGGCAACAGTGTACAACGACTCCATCTACTACATAGCTGGCACCTGTGGGAACCATCAGCGCATGTTCACCGTCGAGGCCTACGACATCGAACAGAACAAATGGACTCGAAAAAAAGACTTCCCGTGCGACCAGTCCATCAACCCATACATAAAACTTGTTCTCCTCAAAAACAAACTCCATCTCTTTGTCAGAGCTACTCAAGTCACTGTTGAAGAGCACGTTTTCAGAACCAGCAGGAAGAATTCACTCTACCAGTACGATGAAGTCACTGACCAATGGCAGAAAGTCTACGAGACTCCAGACAGGCTCTGGGATTTAGGCCGGCATTTTGAATGTGTTGTTGCTAAATTGTATCCACAGTGTCTtcagaaagttatttaa